One genomic segment of Elgaria multicarinata webbii isolate HBS135686 ecotype San Diego chromosome 21, rElgMul1.1.pri, whole genome shotgun sequence includes these proteins:
- the ANXA9 gene encoding annexin A9: MLEMQSLADEILRQLPLADKTSVWGTLGTIRPHLNFDVERDVQSLLQAVCGKGVEYRTIVDLLTNRSDDQRQQISKEFLDLTKQDLLKTLEAAVPADLENIVVGLLRPAAQYDAHEIHMALKGPEVDILTEILCTRTNQQLQEILDFYKHDFKSDLEKDVTSGTSGYFKELLISLIKGQREKYSGVIDYVLIKQDTKALADAGSGSNAGQPDEKEWIRILTQRSPEHLNRVFSWYEKTTGVQIEEATEKYFQGNGQEAGMMIVALVRNAPLYFARKLYQAVKGPGSSPRTLARIMISRRETDLLSIRAEFRKHYGISLYSFIWAETNGDYREALLGLCRSEDL, from the exons ATGCTTGAGATGCAATCCCTGGCCGACGAAATCCTCAGGCAGCTCCCTCTGGCAGACAAG ACTTCGGTGTGGGGCACGCTGGGGACCATCAGGCCCCACCTGAATTTTGACGTGGAGAGAGATGTCCAATCACTCCTTCAAGCTGTCTGCGGCAAAG GGGTCGAGTACAGAACTATCGTTGACCTGCTGACAAACCGAAGTGATGACCAGCGCCAACAAATCTCCAAGGAGTTCCTAGACTTAACCAAACAG GATTTGTTGAAGACTCTAGAAGCAGCCGTACCAGCGGACCTGGAAAACATTGTCGTGGGCTTGCTGAGGCCGGCCGCACAGTATGACGCCCATGAGATCCACATGGCCCTGAAG GGCCCAGAGGTTGACATCCTTACTGAAATCCTTTGTACTCGAACAAACCAGCAACTCCAAGAAATCTTGGACTTTTATAAGCACg ATTTTAAATCAGACCTTGAGAAGGACGTTACTTCTGGGACCAGCGGCTATTTTAAAGAGCTCCTGATCTCCTTGATCAAG GGTCAACGGGAAAAGTACTCCGGGGTCATTGACTACGTCTTGATAAAGCAGGATACAAAG GCTCTCGCGGATGCAGGTAGCGGCAGCAACGCAGGCCAGCCGGATGAGAAGGAATGGATCAGAATTCTAACCCAGCGCAGCCCTGAACATCTAAACCGAG TGTTCAGCTGGTACGAAAAGACGACTGGGGTCCAGATAGAAGAAGCCACGGAGAAATACTTCCAGGGCAACGGCCAAGAAGCTGGAATGATGATAG TTGCTCTAGTCCGAAACGCACCGCTATATTTTGCTAGGAAGCTATACCAAGCCGTGAAG GGTCCCGGAAGCAGTCCGAGGACTCTGGCTCGGATCATGATTTCCCGTCGCGAAACTGACCTGCTGAGCATCCGGGCGGAGTTCAGAAAGCATTATGGGATCTCTCTCTACTCCTTCATCTGG GCAGAAACGAACGGCGACTACCGCGAAGCCTTACTTGGCCTGTGCAGGTCAGAAGACCTGTAA